From the genome of Cloacibacillus sp.:
CTGGCTTAAGACCTCGGCCCTGCGTGAGACCTGTATCCCCTGCTGCCACGCCTTGAGTATCTCCGGGTGGTCGTTCGGGATGGCGCTTGAATATACCAGAATGTTCGGCATGAACTCGTCGATATGCCGCGCGTCGTGTCCAATGATCACAGGGATGTTGCGTTCTTCCATGTGCTTCATGTAGGCGGTTTTGATAGAGTCGCATCCAGAGACCTTCGCGCCTATCTGGTCAAGAAGTATGGCAAGACCGCTCATGCCAGCTCCGCCTACACCCATCAAGTGTATGCTCTTATTTTTCAAACCGCTGTCCCTGTTTTCCATCTTCATCAGGCTCCCTTATCTATCCCGCAGGAAAAAGCGCGCTCCATAAATTTTCACAGATGACCTTTTCCTGTCCTTTGAGGCATCCGCCCCCGTTTTTGTTTTCTCTTATTTTATTAAGTTCCTTCAAGGCGGAGGCAAGCGCAGAGGCGTCCTCTTCCTCGTTAAAAAGCACTCCTATATTTTCGCTGACGAATGCAAGCGCATTGTGGTACTGGTGATTGTCGGCGGCGCCCCTCCACGGTATGACGAGCGCCGGAATGCCTAGCACTCCCGCCTCCGTCAAAGTGGAGCCTCCGCCGCGAAGCACCAGCATGTCCGCCGCGGAATAAAGCGGCGACGCGTCCCATACTTTAGGCAGGAGCCAGACGTTACGCTCCGCCTTACGCACCGTATCTGAGACCGCGGGCAGTATAAAGCCCCAATCCGCAAAGGCGGCGTTGCGGGCCGTCTCGCATATTTTATCCTTTATAGACTGGCTGCCCAAAGAGCCGGTGAAGACGACCACCTTCGGGCCGGAGGGCATCTCCTCCGCAATCTCCAGCGCCTTCCACGCGGAGGCCTGCTGCGTGCGCGCGAACTGACGCACCGGCACTCCGGTGCGTAGGACGCGCGCCTCTGAAAGCGGCGGGCATTCACCCCAGCCGCAGTAAATATCGACGCCAAGCTTCGCGGCGACCCGAGTCACCTTGCCAGCCCTTGCGTTCTGCTCATGCATAGCGCAGCGGACGCCGGCGCGTTTGCAGGCAAGCATCATCGGAAATGAGAGATAACCTCCGAAAAGCAGCGCCGCCTCCGGCTTGAATCGCGAAAACGCGTCGCGCGCAAAACGGTATGACGAATAGAGCGAACAAAGACGGCCGAGCCTCTGTGTGACGTTTCTGCCAGAAAGCGGCGAACCGTCTATAGGCAGCACAAGCGGCTCTTCGCCTGCCGCGGCGTATATCTCACGCTCTAAAGGCCTGCTGCCGCAGACGTAGCGCACGCGGCATTCAGGGTGGCGGGATTTTATCCAGCGGCCGAACGAGATAGCGGGCCAGATGTGGCCGCCAGTGCCGCCCGCCGCAAGCAATAAATTTTTAGCGGCCGTA
Proteins encoded in this window:
- a CDS encoding UDP-N-acetylglucosamine--N-acetylmuramyl-(pentapeptide) pyrophosphoryl-undecaprenol N-acetylglucosamine transferase codes for the protein MNDANTAAKNLLLAAGGTGGHIWPAISFGRWIKSRHPECRVRYVCGSRPLEREIYAAAGEEPLVLPIDGSPLSGRNVTQRLGRLCSLYSSYRFARDAFSRFKPEAALLFGGYLSFPMMLACKRAGVRCAMHEQNARAGKVTRVAAKLGVDIYCGWGECPPLSEARVLRTGVPVRQFARTQQASAWKALEIAEEMPSGPKVVVFTGSLGSQSIKDKICETARNAAFADWGFILPAVSDTVRKAERNVWLLPKVWDASPLYSAADMLVLRGGGSTLTEAGVLGIPALVIPWRGAADNHQYHNALAFVSENIGVLFNEEEDASALASALKELNKIRENKNGGGCLKGQEKVICENLWSALFPAG